Proteins co-encoded in one Corynebacterium lujinxingii genomic window:
- a CDS encoding YceD family protein, with protein MANNPFEFDVSGVLNGDGLPETVTHTGPSPSRIGPEMIAIPAGREVEVEATLTPLGSGVMVDATLTAQLEGQCVRCLKELTPTETLRISEVYAADDDFITGDAEEEEDQGSGDEIGCVEGDTVNLEQAFVNEAGLTLPFNPTCQPECEGDTDVPTPDGISGEENNLVDPRWADLEKFL; from the coding sequence ATGGCTAACAATCCCTTCGAATTCGATGTCTCCGGTGTTTTAAACGGCGATGGCCTGCCGGAGACTGTCACGCACACGGGGCCGTCCCCGTCGCGGATAGGCCCGGAAATGATCGCTATCCCGGCCGGCCGGGAGGTCGAGGTGGAAGCCACGCTGACCCCGCTCGGCTCGGGTGTGATGGTCGATGCGACCCTCACCGCCCAGCTCGAAGGCCAGTGCGTGCGCTGCCTGAAAGAACTCACCCCAACTGAGACGCTGCGAATCTCCGAGGTCTACGCCGCCGACGACGACTTCATCACCGGCGATGCCGAGGAGGAAGAGGACCAGGGCTCTGGTGACGAGATCGGCTGCGTCGAGGGCGACACTGTCAATCTCGAGCAGGCTTTTGTCAACGAGGCCGGGCTGACTCTCCCGTTCAACCCGACCTGCCAACCCGAGTGTGAAGGCGACACCGACGTACCCACACCTGACGGCATTTCCGGCGAAGAAAACAACCTCGTCGACCCGCGGTGGGCGGATCTGGAGAAGTTTCTGTGA
- a CDS encoding DivIVA domain-containing protein, whose protein sequence is MYRVFEALDELVQTLEQAYGVPMTSNCMVPRNEMLALLDDLRNALPVDLDDAQDVLDKQDEILRGAQDRADVLVGDAEEDARRIVSDAHSESETMLNDAQAHATQLVSDAEEESRLMVTRARDVAETTVNNAQREADHLVDSGNQEYQRSVDQGLAEQKRLISESEVMRRADEEAHRLVEEAHGESSRLRTECDDYVDSKLAEFEETLTGVLRTVSSDRSALRRGAGVSGGGRGDYYGRSRRSESDEY, encoded by the coding sequence ATGTACCGCGTTTTCGAAGCCCTGGATGAATTAGTGCAGACGCTGGAGCAGGCATACGGCGTGCCGATGACCTCCAACTGCATGGTGCCCCGCAACGAGATGCTCGCGCTTCTCGACGACCTGCGCAACGCCCTGCCCGTCGACCTCGACGACGCGCAGGACGTGCTGGACAAGCAAGACGAGATCCTGCGCGGCGCTCAAGACCGCGCCGACGTGCTCGTCGGCGATGCGGAGGAGGATGCCCGCCGCATCGTCTCCGATGCGCACTCCGAGTCCGAGACCATGCTCAACGACGCGCAGGCGCACGCCACCCAGCTGGTCTCCGACGCCGAAGAGGAGTCGCGACTGATGGTCACCCGCGCCCGCGACGTGGCCGAGACCACCGTGAACAACGCCCAGCGTGAGGCGGACCACCTCGTGGATTCGGGCAATCAGGAATACCAGCGCTCTGTGGACCAGGGCCTGGCCGAGCAGAAGCGCCTCATTTCCGAATCCGAGGTCATGCGCCGCGCTGACGAGGAAGCCCACCGCTTGGTCGAGGAAGCACACGGGGAATCCTCCCGCCTGCGCACCGAGTGCGACGACTACGTCGACTCGAAGCTCGCCGAGTTTGAAGAGACGCTCACAGGCGTTTTGCGCACCGTCTCCTCCGACCGCTCCGCACTTCGTCGAGGCGCCGGCGTGTCCGGCGGCGGACGCGGAGACTACTACGGTCGCAGCCGCCGTAGTGAAAGCGACGAGTACTAG
- the gdhA gene encoding NADP-specific glutamate dehydrogenase — MSTIDQEVAGYYDKVLKRNAGEPEFHQAVAEVLESLKIVLQKDPHYADYGLIERLCEPERQIIFRVPWIDDDNNVRVNRGFRVQFNSALGPYKGGLRFHPSVNLGIIKFLGFEQIFKNSLTGLPIGGGKGGSDFDPKGRSEAEIMRFCQSFMTELWRYIGEYRDVPAGDIGVGGREVGYMFGQYRRLVNQHESGVLTGKGLTWGGSLVRKEATGYGTVYFTDEMMRANGDSLDGAKVIVSGSGNVATYAMQKAQELGATVVGFSDSSGWVETPNGVDIELLRDVKENRRGRVSEYVEETTGATFHKDGSIWDLSADVALPCATQNELNGDHAKALVDNGVKYVAEGANMPSTHEAIELFRAKKICFGPGKAANAGGVATSALEMQQNASRDSWSFDYTDNRLRGIMSNIFNIAANTAEEYDRAGDYIIGANIAGFKKVADAMLAQGVI, encoded by the coding sequence ATGAGCACGATCGACCAGGAAGTTGCTGGCTACTACGACAAGGTCCTGAAGCGCAACGCAGGCGAACCGGAGTTCCACCAGGCTGTCGCCGAGGTGCTCGAGTCGCTCAAGATCGTGCTGCAAAAGGACCCGCACTACGCCGACTACGGGCTCATCGAGCGGCTGTGCGAACCCGAACGCCAGATCATTTTCCGCGTGCCCTGGATCGATGACGACAACAACGTGCGCGTCAACCGTGGCTTCCGCGTGCAGTTCAACTCTGCACTTGGTCCCTACAAAGGCGGCCTGCGCTTCCACCCGAGCGTGAACCTGGGCATCATCAAGTTCCTGGGCTTCGAGCAGATCTTTAAGAACTCGCTGACCGGCCTACCCATCGGCGGCGGCAAGGGCGGCTCCGACTTCGACCCCAAGGGCCGCTCCGAAGCCGAAATCATGCGCTTCTGTCAGTCCTTCATGACGGAACTGTGGCGCTACATCGGCGAATACCGCGACGTGCCCGCCGGCGACATCGGCGTCGGCGGCCGCGAGGTGGGCTACATGTTCGGCCAGTACCGCCGCCTGGTGAACCAGCACGAATCCGGCGTCCTCACCGGCAAGGGCTTGACCTGGGGCGGCTCGCTCGTGCGCAAGGAAGCCACCGGCTACGGCACGGTGTACTTCACCGACGAGATGATGCGCGCCAACGGCGACTCCCTCGACGGCGCCAAGGTGATCGTCTCGGGATCCGGCAACGTGGCCACCTACGCCATGCAGAAGGCCCAGGAACTCGGTGCGACCGTGGTGGGCTTCTCCGACTCCTCCGGGTGGGTGGAAACCCCGAACGGGGTGGACATTGAGCTGCTGCGTGACGTCAAGGAAAACCGCCGCGGCCGCGTGTCCGAGTACGTGGAGGAGACCACCGGTGCGACATTCCACAAGGACGGCTCCATCTGGGACCTTTCGGCGGATGTCGCCCTGCCGTGCGCAACCCAGAACGAACTGAACGGTGACCACGCGAAGGCGCTCGTCGACAATGGCGTGAAGTACGTCGCGGAAGGCGCGAACATGCCGTCCACCCACGAGGCGATCGAGCTCTTCCGCGCGAAGAAGATCTGCTTCGGCCCCGGCAAGGCGGCGAACGCTGGCGGCGTGGCCACCTCCGCGCTGGAGATGCAGCAGAACGCTTCGCGAGACTCGTGGTCGTTCGACTACACCGACAACCGACTGCGCGGCATCATGTCCAACATCTTCAACATAGCCGCTAACACCGCCGAGGAATACGACCGTGCGGGCGACTACATAATCGGCGCCAACATCGCCGGATTTAAAAAGGTTGCCGACGCGATGCTCGCGCAGGGCGTGATCTAG
- a CDS encoding glycerate kinase → MSSSFDPAPSPKIVIAPDSFKSTASADEAAEWLAEGVSSVIRDAQIILAPMADGGEGTSALFEGERVCLPTTTADGRLTEAEYTFHAATETAYIDVAAASGLPAVEDNPAPLTGDTYGTGVLIADAETRGAKRIVLGLGGTATVDGGTGILVALGVNPLDEAGYQLKPGGGSLERLAGFDTAKVNVPAGALEWVLLTDTTAPATGHDGAAHVFGPQKGATREDIELLDRGLARLCEVAEIDPQTPGLGAAGGVGIGLMWLSTMLHGNDEHVHIVPGARVVADSNGLTEQVDGAALVITGEGRFDGQTGTGKVASVVGELASDAGAVFAVAAGRFDEQPAEGTIAVTLPEVDDVREQLVQAGAEIAVAYLNTSTVQG, encoded by the coding sequence ATGTCTTCCTCGTTTGACCCGGCACCGTCGCCGAAGATCGTCATCGCCCCGGATTCATTCAAGTCCACCGCGTCTGCCGACGAGGCAGCCGAGTGGCTCGCCGAGGGCGTGAGCAGCGTCATCCGCGACGCCCAGATCATTCTGGCCCCCATGGCCGACGGCGGCGAAGGCACTTCAGCTCTCTTCGAGGGCGAGCGCGTTTGCTTGCCGACGACCACCGCCGACGGCCGCCTCACCGAAGCCGAATACACCTTCCACGCCGCGACCGAAACCGCCTACATCGACGTCGCAGCAGCCTCGGGCCTGCCCGCAGTGGAGGACAACCCGGCGCCGCTGACCGGCGACACCTATGGCACCGGCGTGCTGATCGCCGACGCGGAGACCCGCGGCGCGAAGCGCATCGTGCTGGGTCTTGGCGGCACCGCAACGGTCGACGGCGGTACCGGCATCTTGGTGGCGCTCGGCGTCAATCCGTTGGACGAGGCCGGCTACCAGTTGAAGCCAGGCGGCGGCTCGCTCGAGCGCCTCGCGGGTTTCGATACAGCAAAGGTCAACGTGCCCGCCGGCGCCCTCGAGTGGGTGCTGCTCACCGACACCACCGCCCCGGCGACCGGCCACGATGGCGCGGCGCATGTGTTCGGCCCGCAGAAGGGCGCGACCCGCGAGGACATCGAGCTCCTCGACCGCGGCCTGGCCCGCCTGTGCGAGGTCGCCGAAATCGACCCGCAAACGCCCGGCCTCGGCGCCGCTGGCGGGGTGGGCATCGGCCTAATGTGGCTGTCCACCATGCTCCACGGCAATGACGAACACGTGCACATCGTGCCCGGCGCGCGCGTGGTGGCGGACTCGAACGGGCTGACTGAACAGGTCGACGGTGCCGCGCTCGTGATTACCGGCGAGGGGCGCTTCGACGGTCAGACCGGCACCGGCAAGGTCGCCTCGGTCGTCGGCGAGCTAGCCAGCGACGCCGGCGCGGTGTTTGCAGTTGCCGCCGGGCGTTTCGACGAACAACCGGCCGAGGGCACCATCGCCGTCACCCTGCCCGAAGTCGACGACGTGCGCGAGCAGTTAGTCCAGGCCGGCGCGGAGATCGCCGTGGCCTATCTCAACACCTCGACCGTCCAGGGGTAG
- a CDS encoding DUF4921 family protein, which produces MFNAAVNPVHSYHVALRTMADGTLKQINPFSGTEVWTVPGRGNRPLSHRADTPAPLAPGARTDTCNFCEARKLRTPPEKSRLVATGTGFEILRDVMPEDLDTTQAEFRRVPNLFEIVSYDYWRENYGYTMPTARREHMERYLADDAGRAHVLDIVRTRLAASGQDPDISEDGLLQLAPSYFGGGHDVIIARRHYADGAETTDQLAGSGSLTPEEHYRFIAFTVDSLRDLVEQNSYARYVVVFQNWLAPAGASFEHLHKQLVAIDERGVNAETETAKLRQNLNLYNDWGVNHAIYRNLVIAETDHAILVAGVGHRYPTMTVYSKSAACEPWLHSAAETRGVSDLLHAAHAATGTQVASNEEWHYKPVDLDVPMPWRINVKWRISTVAGFEGGTQIYVNTLSPFDVRDRVTATLRDLRDQGAIAPHIRIAEECVPAPNLLRYNPNLER; this is translated from the coding sequence ATGTTTAACGCTGCAGTCAACCCGGTGCACTCGTACCACGTTGCGCTGCGCACCATGGCCGACGGGACGCTCAAGCAGATCAACCCTTTCTCCGGGACCGAGGTGTGGACCGTTCCGGGCCGCGGCAACCGGCCGTTGAGCCATCGCGCGGACACCCCCGCCCCGCTCGCGCCCGGCGCGCGCACCGACACCTGCAACTTCTGCGAGGCGCGCAAACTGCGCACGCCACCGGAGAAGTCGAGGCTCGTGGCCACCGGCACCGGCTTCGAGATCCTGCGCGACGTGATGCCGGAAGACCTGGACACCACTCAGGCGGAGTTTCGGCGCGTGCCCAACCTGTTCGAGATCGTCTCCTACGACTACTGGCGCGAAAACTACGGCTACACCATGCCGACCGCGCGCCGCGAACACATGGAGCGCTATCTTGCCGACGACGCCGGCCGCGCCCACGTCCTCGACATCGTGCGCACCCGCCTCGCCGCCTCCGGGCAGGACCCTGACATCAGCGAGGATGGCCTGCTGCAACTCGCCCCGTCGTACTTCGGCGGCGGCCACGACGTGATCATCGCGCGGCGCCACTACGCGGATGGCGCGGAAACCACAGACCAGCTAGCGGGCTCGGGATCGCTCACGCCGGAGGAGCACTACCGTTTTATCGCGTTCACGGTCGATTCCTTGCGCGACCTGGTGGAGCAGAACTCCTACGCCCGCTACGTGGTGGTGTTCCAAAACTGGCTGGCCCCCGCAGGCGCGTCGTTCGAGCACCTGCACAAGCAGTTGGTTGCTATCGACGAGCGCGGCGTCAACGCCGAGACCGAGACCGCGAAACTGCGCCAGAACTTGAACTTGTACAACGACTGGGGTGTCAACCATGCCATCTACCGCAACTTGGTCATCGCGGAAACCGACCACGCGATCCTCGTCGCCGGTGTGGGTCACCGCTACCCCACGATGACGGTGTACTCGAAGTCCGCTGCCTGTGAGCCGTGGCTGCACTCGGCGGCGGAAACCCGCGGGGTGTCCGACCTGTTGCACGCCGCCCACGCCGCCACCGGCACCCAGGTGGCCAGCAACGAAGAGTGGCACTACAAGCCTGTGGACTTGGATGTGCCCATGCCGTGGCGCATCAACGTCAAGTGGCGCATCTCCACCGTCGCCGGTTTCGAGGGCGGCACGCAGATTTACGTCAACACGCTATCCCCGTTCGACGTGCGCGACCGCGTCACGGCCACGCTGCGCGATCTGCGTGACCAGGGCGCAATTGCGCCCCATATCCGTATCGCGGAGGAGTGCGTCCCCGCGCCGAACCTGCTGCGCTACAACCCGAACTTGGAGAGGTAG
- a CDS encoding amidohydrolase, which produces MSNIADILASFELDASWLRRLYEHMHANPELSMHEEETYQLIVRELEAFDCEIVAPIGKYGICAVFENGAGPTVLYRADFDGLPVTERTGAPFASRKVVTTADGDTVGTMHACGHDIHTAALLGLCSVLDNTRDKWSGTFIALFQPGEEIAAGAQDMADNGLADKVPTPDVVLGLHVMSGRAGEVMSKPGPQFAACDSIRVHIPGRGAHGSMPHNSVDPTFTAAMIIARLQAIVGREVNPADFAVVTVGSMSAGKAINIIPNEAELVLNCRFYSDKVKARVYAAIERVVHAEVAASGASGKATIGYFAHGELLDNDAAIYSAVRENFDAIFGPESTTSDPKTVSEDFPIIGQAFGAPYFFWLIGCTPRDVWDRAVEEDRVAEDVPVNHMANFLPEYEPTIDAATRSAAVAALTYLAR; this is translated from the coding sequence ATGAGCAACATCGCCGACATCCTCGCGTCTTTCGAACTGGATGCATCGTGGCTGCGTCGGCTGTACGAACACATGCACGCCAACCCGGAGCTCTCCATGCACGAAGAGGAGACCTACCAGCTCATTGTGCGCGAGCTGGAGGCGTTCGACTGCGAGATCGTCGCCCCGATCGGCAAGTACGGCATCTGCGCGGTGTTCGAAAACGGCGCGGGCCCGACAGTGCTCTACCGCGCCGATTTCGACGGCCTTCCCGTCACCGAGCGCACCGGCGCGCCGTTCGCGTCTCGCAAGGTGGTCACCACCGCCGACGGCGACACCGTGGGCACGATGCACGCCTGCGGACACGACATCCACACTGCAGCACTGCTCGGCCTGTGCAGCGTCCTGGACAACACCCGCGACAAGTGGTCCGGCACATTTATCGCACTGTTCCAGCCGGGCGAGGAGATCGCCGCCGGCGCGCAGGACATGGCGGACAACGGGCTCGCCGACAAGGTGCCCACGCCGGATGTGGTACTCGGCCTGCACGTCATGTCGGGCCGCGCCGGGGAGGTGATGTCCAAGCCGGGCCCGCAGTTCGCCGCCTGCGACTCCATTCGCGTGCACATCCCTGGTCGCGGCGCGCACGGCTCGATGCCGCACAATTCAGTGGATCCGACGTTTACGGCTGCGATGATCATCGCGCGCTTGCAGGCGATCGTCGGCCGCGAGGTGAACCCGGCAGATTTCGCCGTGGTCACCGTCGGTTCCATGAGCGCCGGCAAGGCGATCAACATCATCCCGAACGAGGCCGAGCTGGTGCTCAACTGTCGCTTTTACAGCGACAAGGTCAAGGCCCGCGTCTACGCCGCCATCGAGCGCGTCGTCCACGCCGAGGTCGCAGCCTCGGGCGCGTCCGGCAAGGCGACCATCGGGTACTTCGCCCACGGCGAGCTGCTGGATAACGACGCCGCCATCTACTCCGCCGTGCGCGAGAACTTTGACGCAATCTTTGGCCCGGAGTCCACCACCTCCGACCCGAAGACGGTCTCGGAGGACTTCCCCATCATCGGCCAGGCGTTCGGCGCGCCGTATTTCTTCTGGCTCATCGGCTGCACCCCGCGCGACGTGTGGGACCGCGCCGTGGAGGAGGACCGGGTGGCCGAGGACGTGCCGGTGAACCACATGGCGAACTTCCTGCCGGAGTACGAGCCCACCATCGACGCCGCGACGCGCTCCGCAGCCGTGGCCGCATTGACCTACCTCGCCCGCTAG
- a CDS encoding glycogen/starch/alpha-glucan phosphorylase, translating into MTSPNQAPAFEQTIAGHVRGFSGKAPNNSTVKKFWTGLSAAVMEQIADDWDRTRNAYKNHRRAAYFSAEFLQGRALLNNLTNLGLVDKAQAATEELGHNLTDVLEAEHDAALGNGGLGRLAACFLDSAATQDYPLTGYGLLYRYGLFRQEFEDGFQREHPDRWKESFYPFIIRRGSDQRIVHFDDMDVRAIPYDMPITGYGTTNVGTLRLWDASPIDEFDYDAFNSQRFADAILEREAVHDITRVLYPNDTTYAGKLLRVRQQYFFCSASLQELIDDYIAAHGNDLRHFHEYNSIQLNDTHPVLGIPELMRLLMDDHGLGWDDAWEVTTRTFAYTNHTVLQEALETWEESIFKQLFWRIWEIVEEIDRRYRLDMEARGVDAETAHYYSPVHDGRVHMAWIACYASYSVNGVAALHTEIIKRDTLGFWHGLYPQRFNNKTNGVTPRRWLRMCNPRLSALLDRLAGSDDWVTDLAKLQDLRHFADDPEVLRELREIKAANKRDFAEWINERQGAEIDPDSIFDTQIKRLHEYKRQLMNALYILDLYFRITKDGERDIPKRTFIFGAKAAPGYVAAKGIIKLINTIGELVNNDPVASEYIHVVFVENYNVSPAEHIIPATDVSEQISTAGKEASGTSNMKFMMNGALTLGTMDGANVEIVDAVGEDNAYIFGAREEELPELKAHYNPRQVAEQTPGLMRALDAFVDGTLDDRGTGAFHDLRASLLDDNGYGERDVFYVLGDFAAYRDARDTMAADYYADPDDWARRCWINICESGRFSSDRTIRDYAEEVWNIAPTPID; encoded by the coding sequence ATGACCTCCCCCAACCAGGCACCCGCATTCGAGCAGACCATCGCAGGCCACGTCCGAGGCTTCTCCGGTAAGGCCCCGAACAACTCCACCGTGAAGAAGTTCTGGACGGGCCTATCAGCTGCGGTCATGGAGCAGATCGCGGACGACTGGGATAGAACCCGCAATGCGTACAAGAACCACCGTCGCGCCGCGTACTTCTCCGCGGAGTTCCTCCAGGGTCGCGCGCTGCTGAATAACCTGACCAACCTGGGCCTCGTCGATAAGGCGCAGGCCGCCACGGAAGAATTGGGCCACAACCTAACGGATGTCCTCGAGGCCGAACATGACGCCGCCTTGGGCAACGGTGGTCTCGGCCGCCTGGCCGCCTGCTTCCTCGACTCCGCCGCCACGCAGGATTACCCGCTGACCGGCTACGGCCTGCTGTACCGCTACGGCCTGTTCCGCCAGGAGTTCGAGGACGGCTTCCAGCGCGAGCACCCGGACCGCTGGAAAGAATCGTTCTACCCCTTCATTATCCGCCGTGGCTCGGATCAGCGCATCGTGCACTTCGACGACATGGATGTCCGCGCGATCCCCTACGACATGCCGATCACCGGCTACGGCACGACCAACGTGGGCACGCTGCGTCTGTGGGACGCCTCGCCAATCGACGAGTTCGACTACGACGCGTTCAACTCCCAGCGCTTTGCCGACGCCATTCTGGAGCGCGAGGCCGTCCACGACATCACGCGCGTGCTCTACCCGAACGACACCACCTACGCCGGCAAGCTCCTTCGCGTGCGCCAGCAATACTTCTTCTGCTCCGCGTCGCTGCAGGAGCTTATCGACGACTACATCGCCGCCCACGGCAACGACCTGCGCCATTTCCACGAATACAACTCGATTCAGTTGAACGACACCCACCCGGTGCTGGGCATCCCCGAGCTGATGCGTTTGCTTATGGACGACCACGGCCTCGGCTGGGACGACGCCTGGGAGGTCACCACCCGCACCTTCGCCTACACCAACCACACGGTGCTGCAGGAGGCGCTGGAGACGTGGGAGGAGTCGATTTTCAAGCAGCTGTTCTGGCGCATCTGGGAGATCGTGGAGGAGATCGATCGCCGCTACCGCCTGGACATGGAGGCCCGTGGCGTCGACGCGGAGACCGCCCACTACTACTCCCCGGTCCACGACGGGCGTGTGCACATGGCGTGGATCGCCTGCTACGCCTCCTACTCCGTCAACGGCGTGGCCGCGTTGCACACGGAGATCATCAAACGCGACACCTTAGGTTTCTGGCACGGGCTGTACCCGCAGCGCTTCAACAACAAAACCAACGGTGTCACTCCGCGCCGCTGGCTGCGGATGTGCAACCCGCGCCTGTCCGCACTGCTCGACCGCCTCGCGGGTTCCGACGACTGGGTGACCGACTTGGCCAAACTTCAGGACCTGCGCCACTTCGCCGACGACCCGGAGGTTCTACGCGAGTTGCGCGAGATCAAGGCGGCGAACAAGCGGGACTTCGCCGAGTGGATCAACGAGCGCCAGGGCGCCGAGATTGACCCGGACTCCATCTTCGACACCCAAATCAAGCGCCTGCACGAGTACAAGCGCCAGCTGATGAACGCGCTGTACATCCTCGACTTGTACTTCCGCATCACCAAAGACGGCGAGCGTGACATCCCGAAGCGCACGTTCATCTTCGGCGCGAAGGCGGCACCGGGCTACGTCGCGGCGAAAGGCATCATCAAACTCATCAACACCATCGGGGAGCTGGTGAACAACGACCCGGTCGCCTCCGAATACATCCACGTGGTGTTCGTGGAGAACTACAACGTCTCGCCGGCCGAGCACATCATCCCGGCCACCGACGTCTCAGAGCAGATCTCCACCGCCGGCAAGGAGGCTTCGGGCACGTCCAACATGAAGTTCATGATGAACGGTGCACTGACGCTTGGCACCATGGACGGCGCGAACGTGGAGATCGTCGACGCCGTCGGCGAGGACAACGCCTACATCTTCGGCGCCCGCGAAGAGGAACTGCCGGAGCTGAAGGCGCACTACAACCCGCGCCAGGTCGCCGAACAGACGCCGGGGCTCATGCGCGCGCTCGACGCGTTCGTCGACGGCACCTTGGACGACCGTGGCACCGGCGCCTTCCACGACCTGCGAGCTTCGCTTCTCGACGACAACGGCTACGGCGAACGCGACGTCTTCTACGTCCTCGGCGACTTCGCCGCCTACCGCGACGCCCGCGACACAATGGCCGCCGACTACTACGCCGACCCGGACGACTGGGCGCGCAGGTGCTGGATCAACATCTGCGAATCCGGCCGGTTCTCCTCCGATCGCACAATCCGCGACTACGCCGAAGAAGTCTGGAACATCGCCCCGACTCCAATCGACTAA
- a CDS encoding GNAT family N-acetyltransferase translates to MDTTIRPAGPDDAAAIADMHYRSRKQAFQGHIADEILDDLEKLERDWDAFFRAPDGRVAVAELDGEIVGLAYGIPGERTELRNLYLLESVSGSGVAQRLLDGVIHPGESAFLWVADFNDRAQAFYTKLGFTFDGETKRHQGDDIVVSRMVRG, encoded by the coding sequence ATGGATACCACCATCCGCCCAGCGGGCCCCGACGACGCCGCTGCGATCGCCGACATGCACTACCGCTCCCGCAAGCAAGCCTTCCAAGGCCACATTGCCGACGAGATCCTCGACGACCTTGAGAAACTCGAGCGCGACTGGGACGCGTTTTTCCGTGCACCCGACGGGCGCGTCGCGGTGGCGGAACTGGACGGCGAAATCGTAGGCCTCGCCTACGGTATCCCCGGCGAGCGCACCGAGCTGCGAAACCTCTACCTGCTTGAGAGCGTTTCCGGCTCCGGGGTGGCGCAGCGTCTCCTCGACGGTGTGATCCACCCGGGGGAGTCCGCATTTTTGTGGGTCGCGGACTTTAACGACCGCGCTCAGGCCTTCTACACCAAGCTCGGTTTCACCTTCGACGGCGAGACGAAAAGGCACCAGGGCGACGACATCGTGGTGAGCCGGATGGTGCGCGGTTAG